A DNA window from Synchiropus splendidus isolate RoL2022-P1 chromosome 2, RoL_Sspl_1.0, whole genome shotgun sequence contains the following coding sequences:
- the LOC128753372 gene encoding myosin-9-like isoform X2: MSEADKFLYGDRSAVNNPMAQADWATKKLVWVPSEKVGFESGSVKEELGDECVVELTDSGKKVKVNKDDIQKMNPPKFNKVEDMAELTCLNEASVLHNLKERYYSGLIYTYSGLFCVVVNPYKYLPIYTEEIVNMYKGKKRHEMPPHIYAITDTAYRSMMQDREDQSILCTGESGAGKTENTKKVIQYLAHVASSFKSKKDQGLAVLSHGELEKQLLQANPILEAFGNAKTVKNDNSSRFGKFIRINFDVNGYIVGANIETYLLEKSRAIRQAKEERSFHVFYYMLTGAGEKLRSELCLEDYSKYRFISSGNMTIPGQNDSDLFTETMEAFQIMGIPEEERIGLLKVVSAVLQLGNMTFKKERNSDQASMPDDTAAQKVCHLLGINVTDFTRAILSPRIKVGRDYVQKAQTQEQAEFAVEALAKASYERMFRWLVMRINKALDKTKRQGASFIGILDIAGFEIFELNSFEQLCINYTNEKLQQLFNHTMFILEQEEYQREGIDWSFIDFGLDLQPCIDLIEKPAGPPGILALLDEECWFPKATDKSFVEKVVQEQGAHPKFQKPKKLKDDADFCIIHYAGKVDYKADAWLMKNMDPLNECVATLLNQSTDKFTSDLWRDMDRIVGLDKVAGMSDSLHGAFKTRKGMFRTVGQLYKEQLGNLMTTLRNTNPNFVRCIIPNHEKKAGKLESHLVLDQLRCNGVLEGIRICRQGFPNRIVFQEFRQRYEILTPNAIPKGFMDGKKSCVLMIKALELDPNLYRIGQSKVFFRAGVLAHLEEERDMKITDVIISFQAWCRGYVARKAFAKRQQQLMAMKVIQRNCAAYLKLRNWQWWRLFTKVKPLLQVTRQEEEMVAKEEELAKVKEKEQQAQEQLQEYEAKQQQLNAEKLALQEQLQAETELCAEAEEMRARLATKKQELEETLNEIESRLEEEEEHVVQLNAERKKMQQNITELEQQLDEEEAARQKLQIEKVTTDAKLKKMEEDIMVLDDQNNKLNKEKKLLEDRISEFTTNLTEEEEKSKSLQKLKNKHEAMITDLEDRLRKEEKSRQELEKNRRKLEGDSTELHDQIADLQAQIEELRAQLAKKEEELLTALAKIEEEAAAKNTAHKKIRELEAQISELQEDLELERQARNKAEKQRRDLSEELEALKTELEDTLDSTAAQQELRSKRETEVAQLKKTLEDEAKVHEQQMADMRQKHNQAFDELNEQLEQAKRNKVSVEKSKQALESEWNELQIELKTLTQGKSDSEHRRKKAETQVQELQVKFGESERQRQELADKMTKTQAELDNVSSLLSEAEGKNIKCSKDFSSVESQLQDAQELLQEETRQKLSLSTRLRQMEDEQNNLREMLEEEEESKRNVEKQVSTLQAQMAEMKKKLETESSALEGAEEGRKKVQRELDSLTQQLEERTAAYDKLDKTKTRLQQELDDLMVDQDHLRQIVSNLERKQKKFDQMLAEEKTISTQYAEERDKAEADSREKETRALNLARDLETMTDLKDELDRTNKLLKAEMEDLVSSKDDVGKSVHELERSKRAMEQQLEEMKVQLEELEDELQATEDAKLRLEVNMQAMKTQFDRDLQARDEQGEERRKQLVKQVREMELELEEERRQRSQALSSRKKLEMDLSELEQQIDAANKGRDDAYKQLKKLQAQMKEQMRELEELRLSRDEACNATREAEKKLKTMEADALQFQEDLGTAERLKRQAQTERDELQEEITNSNSKNTMLTDEKRRLEARISQLEEELEEEQLNTEMVNDRLKRTTLQTEQLTTELAGERSTSQRLEGTRAQLDRQNKELKLKLQELEGTIKSKYKSSIATLEAKILQLEEQLDIESKERQQASRQARRTEKKLKEVLLQVEDERRNTENFKDQADKTNSRMRQLKRQLEETEEELTRANVYRRKLQRELDDATESADVMNREVSNLKSKLRRVDLPYNLPYNMRRTVNRTGLDSDEEGDLPAEPSEPAAE, encoded by the exons ATGTCAGAAGCAGACAAGTTTCTGTACGGGGACCGCAGTGCGGTGAACAACCCCATGGCTCAGGCCGACTGGGCGACCAAGAAGCTGGTGTGGGTCCCCTCAGAGAAGGTGGGCTTCGAGTCCGGGTCTGTCAAGGAGGAGCTGGGAGATGAGTGTGTGGTGGAGCTGACCGACTCTGGCAAGAAG GTGAAGGTAAACAAAGATGACATTCAGAAGATGAATCCGCCCAAGTTTAACAAGGTGGAGGACATGGCGGAGCTCACATGTCTGAACGAGGCCTCGGTGCTGCACAACCTCAAGGAGAGATACTACTCTGGACTCATCTAT ACGTACTCGGGTCTCTTCTGTGTGGTGGTCAACCCCTACAAGTACCTGCCCATCTACACAGAGGAGATAGTCAACATGTACAAGGGAaagaagagacatgagatgccGCCGCACATCTATGCCATCACAGACACGGCCTACCGGAGCATGATGCAGG accgCGAGGACCAGTCCATTCTGTGCAC TGGTGAATCTGGAGCAGGGAAAACCGAAAACACAAAGAAGGTCATTCAGTACCTTGCTCATGTCGCCTCGTCTTTCAAGTCTAAGAAGGATCAG ggCCTCGCAGTTTTGTCACAT GGAgagctggagaagcagctgctgcaggcaAACCCCATCCTGGAGGCTTTTGGGAACGCCAAGACGGTTAAGAACGACAACTCCTCAAGATTT GGAAAGTTCATCAGGATCAACTTTGATGTCAACGGATACATCGTGGGAGCAAACATCGAAACTT ATCTGCTGGAGAAATCCCGAGCCATCAGACAAGCAAAGGAGGAGAGAAGCTTCCATGTCTTCTACTACATGCTGACTGGAGCTGGAGAGAAACTACGGT CTGAGCTTTGCTTGGAAGATTACAGCAAGTACCGTTTCATCTCAAGTGGAAACATGACCATCCCTGGCCAGAATGACAGTGATCTGTTCACTGAGACCATGGAGGCTTTTCAAATCATGGGGATCCCTGAGGAGGAGAGAATTG GCTTGCTGAAGGTCGTGTCTGCAGTTCTACAGCTGGGAAATATGACCTTTAAGAAGGAGCGCAACTCTGACCAAGCTTCCATGCCTGACGACACCG CTGCCCAAAAAGTGTGCCACCTGCTGGGAATCAATGTGACAGACTTCACCCGTGCCATTCTGTCTCCCAGGATCAAA GTTGGAAGGGACTATGTCCAGAAGGCCCAGACTCAGGAGCAGGCAGAGTTTGCTGTCGAGGCTCTGGCCAAAGCTTCCTATGAGCGCATGTTCCGCTGGCTGGTCATGAGAATCAACAAAGCTCTGGACAAGACCAAGAGACAAGGGGCGTCCTTCATCGGCATCTTGGACATTGCTGGGTTTGAGATCTTCGAG CTGAACTCGTTTGAGCAGCTCTGCATCAACTACACCAatgagaagctgcagcagctcttcAACCACACCATGTTCATCTTGGAGCAGGAGGAATACCAGAGGGAGGGCATTGACTGGAGCTTCATTGACTTTGGACTTGACCTACAGCCTTGCATTGACCTCATTGAAAAACCT GCTGGTCCTCCTGGTATTCTGGCTCTGTTGGATGAGGAGTGCTGGTTCCCAAAAGCCACAGACAAGAGCTTTGTGGAGAAAGTTGTTCAGGAGCAGGGGGCGCACCCCAAGTTTCAGAAACCCAAGAAACTCAAGGATGATGCTGATTTCTGTATCATCCACTACGCTGGGAAG GTGGACTACAAAGCCGACGCTTGGTTGATGAAAAACATGGATCCTCTGAACGAATGTGTGGCCACTTTACTCAATCAGTCGACAGACAAGTTCACATCTGATCTATGGCGAGACA TGGATCGGATTGTCGGCCTGGATAAAGTGGCTGGGATGTCTGACTCATTGCACGGTGCCTTCAAAACCAGGAAAGGCATGTTCCGAACTGTGGGTCAGCTGTACAAGGAACAGCTCGGTAACCTGATGACCACCCTTCGAAACACCAACCCCAACTTTGTCCGCTGCATCATCCCCAACCATGAGAAAAAG GCTGGGAAACTGGAATCTCACCTGGTTCTCGATCAACTCAGGTGTAACGGAGTGCTTGAGGGGATTAGAATCTGCCGACAAGGTTTCCCCAATCGTATTGTCTTCCAGGAGTTCAGACAGAG GTATGAAATCCTCACCCCAAATGCCATCCCCAAAGGCTTCATGGATGGAAAAAAGTCTTGTGTCCTCATg ATCAAAGCCCTGGAGTTGGACCCCAACCTGTACAGAATCGGCCAGAGCAAGGTGTTTTTCCGGGCCGGCGTGCTGGCtcacctggaggaggagagggacatGAAGATCACAGATGTCATCATCAGCTTCCAAGCCTGGTGCCGCGGATATGTGGCCCGCAA AGCCTTTGCTAAGAGACAACAGCAGCTGATGGCCATGAAAGTGATCCAGAGGAACTGCGCTGCTTACCTCAAGCTGAGGAACTGGCAGTGGTGGAGACTTTTCACCAAG gtGAAGCCTTTGTTGCAAGTGAcccggcaggaggaggagatggtggCTAAAGAGGAAGAACTGGCAAAGGTGAAGGAAAAAGAACAGCAGGCCCAGGAGCAACTCCAAGAGTATGAGGCCAAGCAACAACAG CTCAATGCTGAGAAGTTGGCTCTTCAAGAGCAGCTTCAAGCTGAAACGGAGCTGTGCGCTGAGGCTGAGGAGATGAGAGCTCGTCTGGCCACCAagaagcaggagctggaggagacccTGAATGAAATAGAGTCTCgtctggaagaggaagaagaacatgTCGTCCAGCTGAatgcagagagaaagaagatgcagcagaacATCAca GAACTGGAGCAGCAGCTtgatgaggaggaagcagcCAGACAGAAGCTTCAGATCGAGAAGGTCACCACAGACGCGAAGCTGAAGAAGATGGAAGAGGACATCATGGTGCTGGACGACCAGAACAACAAGCTCAACAAG gaaaagaaactgttGGAGGACAGGATTTCAGAGTTCACCACCAACTtgactgaagaggaggagaagtccaAAAGTCTGCAGAAGCTCAAGAATAAACATGAAGCCATGATCACTGATTTAGAAG ATCGCCTGAGGAAAGAGGAGAAGTCGCGTCAAGAGTTGGAAAAGAATCGCCGCAAACTGGAGGGTGATTCCACCGAGCTCCACGACCAGATCGCAGACCTTCAGGCTCAGATTGAAGAACTTCGTGCACAACTGgcgaagaaggaggaggaactcTTGACTGCTCTTGCAAA GATTGAGGAAGAAGCGGCTGCAAAGAACACAGCCCATAAGAAGATCAGGGAGCTGGAAGCGCAGATctctgagctgcaggaggaTCTGGAGCTCGAGAGACAGGCGCGCAACAAAGCTGAAAAACAGCGAAGGGACCTAAGTGAAGAGCTGGAGGCTCTTAAGACCGAGCTGGAGGACACTTTGGACTCCACTGCAGCGCAGCAGGAGCTCAG GAGTAAACGTGAAACAGAAGTGGCTCAGCTGAAGAAGACTCTGGAGGACGAAGCCAAAGTTCATGAGCAGCAGATGGCTGacatgagacagaaacataaccAGGCTTTTGATGAGCTCAACGAACAGCTGGAGCAAGCCAAAAGG AACAAGGTGTCAGTGGAGAAGTCTAAACAGGCCCTAGAGAGCGAATGGAACGAGCTGCAGATCGAGCTGAAGACTCTAACACAGGGTAAATCCGACTCTGAACATCGACGCAAGAAGGCAGAGACTCAGGTTCAAGAGCTGCAGGTTAAATTCGGAGAAAGTGAACGACAGCGCCAAGAACTGGCCGACAAGATGACAAAGACGCAG GCGGAGCTGGATAACGTGAGCAGCCTCTTAAGTGAAGCTGAAGGCAAAAACATCAAATGCAGCAAAGACTTTTCTTCAGTGGAGTCTCAGCTGCAGGATGCACAG GAGTTGCTCCAGGAGGAGACTCGTCAGAAGCTGTCCCTCTCCACTCGCCTACGACAGATGGAGGATGAGCAGAACAACCTGCGAGAGatgctggaggaagaggaggagagcaagAGGAACGTGGAGAAGCAGGTTTCCACTCTGCAGGCTCAG ATggctgagatgaagaagaagctaGAAACTGAGAGTTCAGCACTAGAGGGCGCTGAAGAGGGCCGCAAGAAAGTACAGCGTGAGCTGGACAGCCTGACGcaacagctggaggagaggacTGCCGCCTATGACAAGCTGGACAAAACCAAAACTCGCttgcagcaggagctggatgACCTCATGGTGGACCAGGATCACCTGCGGCAGATTGTCTCCAACTTGGAGAGAAAGCAGAAGAAGTTTGATCAG ATGCTCGCTGAAGAGAAGACCATTTCGACTCAGTATGCTGAGGAGCGTGACAAGGCCGAGGCAGACTCCAGGGAGAAGGAAACCAGAGCTCTAAATCTTGCCCGTGACCTGGAGACGATGACAGACCTGAAGGATGAGCTTGATCGGACCAATAAGTTGCTCAAGGCTGAGATGGAAGACTTGGTCTCCTCCAAAGATGATGTTGGCAAGAGT GTTCATGAGCTGGAGAGGTCCAAGCGTGccatggagcagcagctggaggagatgaaagttcagctggaggagctggaggacgagCTGCAGGCCACTGAGGACGCCAAACTGCGTCTGGAGGTCAACATGCAGGCCATGAAAACCCAGTTTGATCGAGACCTGCAGGCCAGAGATGaacagggagaggagaggaggaagcagttgGTCAAACAG GTGCGTGAGATGGAACTTGAGCTGGAAGAAGAACGCAGGCAGCGCTCCCAAGCTCTGTCATCCAGGAAGAAACTGGAAATGGACTTGTCCGAGCTGGAGCAGCAGATTGATGCTGCCAACAAAGGCAGGGACGATGCCTACAAACAGCTGAAGAAACTGCAG GCTCAGATGAAAGAACAGATGAGGGAGCTTGAGGAGCTTCGTTTGTCCAGGGATGAAGCCTGCAATGCCACTCGGGAGGctgagaagaagctgaagaccaTGGAGGCAGATGCACTGCAGTTCCAAGAG GATCTAGGCACAGCAGAGAGGCTGAAGCGTCAGGCCCAGACAGAGAGGGACGAGCTCCAAGAAGAAAtcaccaacagcaacagcaaaaa CACCATGTTGACTGATGAGAAGAGAAGGCTGGAGGCTAGAATCAGtcagctggaggaagagctggaggaggagcagctgaacaCGGAGATGGTCAACGACCGTCTGAAGAGAACCACGCTGCAG ACGGAGCAGCTGACCACTGAGCTTGCTGGAGAGCGCAGCACGTCTCAGCGCCTGGAGGGCACTCGAGCCCAACTTGACCGGCAGAATAaggagctgaagctgaagctgcaggagctggaagGAACCATCAAGTCCAAATACAAATCCTCCATTGCCACACTGGAGGCCAAGATCcttcagctggaggagcagctggacatcGAGTCAAA GGAGCGCCAGCAGGCCAGCAGACAGGCCAGACGTACcgagaagaagctgaaggaggtGCTGCTTCAAGTTGAGGATGAGAGACGGAACACAGAGAACTTTAAAGATCAG